The DNA window AACCTTTCAATTGGATCGCATTTCCTATGAGCGGAATTGACAAAACCACCGATTTGGGTCAAAATCAAGCGAAAGAAATCTCTAAAAGCCGAGAGGAgccattaaatttgatgataTCTGTTCGGATCATGATATAAGAGTTAAGCATCATTATTAAGTCGGCTTCCGCTTCGGTAGCATCATCGGTAGCTGAAAATCATCTTCACGTGTGGTCCGACCATCTGTCCAATCCATTTAGTAAAAGTAATTACTGTCACCGTTGTCTTTGCGCATGCCAAATGCTACGAGTtgtgcaataaataataataaataataaggcGCTGAAAAATGGTCAATCGAAGTGGTTAGACTTCGAAATCGGGGCAATTAGAAAAAATGTATGGGAATGCAAATTCGTTAATAGCAATTGGAGTTGAGGAGCTCATTAGATGATTGGGTGCTTTCACTGATGGAAATTTATTGCGAATGCGTGGGAAAAATTAAGTACAGTTGAAGAAATTCTTTATGTGGAGCTTCTTGAACGAAGCTGATTAAGTTTGATACCACTAAATTGGAGCTTCAGCGGCTTTTCGGCCTACAACCCGTTGCCACAACAGGGCGCCTAGCAGCGGCTGTGGAGCTATTGAACAAACTTGTGGCCCCCAGCCGAGGCCATCCTCATTTGGCTATATCTCAGCAGGCAGTTTTCAGCCTCATTTCGGAATTAACTGAACTACAAACTATTATTCTCCAAAAATCAACAGATATATTTTGGGTGGCAAGATGAGCGCGGAGGAGCGTGCTCGGGAGTATGTGTGCAATGTGCAACTGCATGTGGAGCCCAGCGAACGGCCCAAGTTGCCACCAGGGTGTCCCCCTCCTCTGGATTCACGGAGTACTGAATCGGAGCCGCAGCACTCCGAAGAATGCTGCGTGGAACTGGAGAATGTGACTGTGAAGTTCAGGCTATCGGATTCCGAAATCCTGGCCCAAGTTTATCCCAACTGTATGCTTCTGGGCGAGATAAAACAGGATCTTGCTCGCAAGTTTGAAGTGGCACCGGAATGGCTCGTCCTCCGACAGGATAATCGTATTCTCTGCAACTCCGTGCCTTTGAACTCCACTGCCCTAGATGAGTACGGCATTCATGAGTTCCAACTGCAGATGAATAAGGGGGGTAGAGAGGATCAGACCTCCAAGCTAGATCTGGATGTGTACTATGAGTAGGTGAAGCAAATGGCATTACTGAACCAATTTTACACTTAACCTTTTATCAGCAAACACCGTCTGGCCGACTTTATCACTGTCCAGATCTCTGGTGATGACACCCAGGATGGCCAGTCCAAAACCGTGGTCGTAGAGATCGAGAATGCGGCCATAGTCAAGCCATTCCTCTGCGGCTATCGGGATCAGAATACGGGCAAGGAGTACCTGGACGCATTTACCCAAACTGGTCCGTACTTTGACAAGATGAAGTACAGGAAGTACAAGACCAGGGATACGCAGACATGGGAGCAAAAGGAAAAGACTCTGGTATGTTCAAGAAACTTTGATTTATGTATATTGCAATCAATTAtagcaaaatttttttttttagaacaCAGCCCATGAGCAATCGGTGCAATGCCATCTGGATGGCATTAATATACTATATGTTTCCGCAGCCAATGACTTTACCATAGTTCCTGGCAAGTACCAGACTTTTGCCCAGAAGGAGCGCGCAGAGCGGAAGCTCGAAAAGATTTTGCTCATCCAGCGAAACTGGAGGCGCTGGATTTTGTGGAAATATATTCACCTGCGGGCGCAAGAGTATCGGTAGGTGGActatattcaatttaaattctgAAACTAAATATCTCATCTTATACACCCCCACCAGTCGCCTGGTGCAGAATCGCGAGCATGAGGATGAGCGGTATGAGAAGTGCGTGGAACAGCGCATGGAGCGACACCGGGTGATCAAGCAATTCCCACGCAACAAGGATGACTTCGATCTTCTCTATGCGGAGGTGGCTCGTTGGAAAAAGGCGGAGCTGAAGCGTATTACCGCCAACTATGAGGGGCCTGCTCGCATTGCCGAGGTGAACATCCTGCTGGACAAGGAGATTCAGCTGCTTAATGGCGTGGAGCGGCAGCGTAATCTCGTCTACAAGGCCATGGAGGATTTTCGCAAGGATCAGTTGCTAAAGGAGATGGGCAAACCGATCGAGTGGGTCGGCTACAAGGACTCCAAAATCCACATGGATCTGTTGAGCACACAGCGAGTTCGCTTCCTCACCGAGATCTACAAGGATCTGCGAAAGCCGCGCAGCAAGGAGGACCGCTTGGACTTCATCCGACAAGTCATGGAAGTGCTCACCGAGGAGACTTGCTTCCCGAATTTTCCTGAACTTTTTGATCTCTTTGATCGCGAAAAGAATCTTTTGCTCTATGCCAAGTCCTTTGACGTAGAAATCTTGCGCAAACGCCAGACAATGCTCTTTTTCGATCTCATAAAGTTCCAAAAGGGCGAGCCCAAACAAAGTAGGTATATATACGTGTATATCTATTGTATTTATTCTTCGGAATTGTGATTTTTAGGGATTCCATCGCGCATGTGCATTGTATGCAAAAAGGTCAAGACCTATGCCGAGTTTGCCATTCGGACACGTCAGAGCCATGTGGACACCTGCAAGCACTGTTACTATCTAAAGGTGGGTTCTTCCTTATCgcacattttaaatattgttatccAAAATGTTCCCATACACATAGCTTATTGCTACTGAGAACACCGTGTACCAGTCCATTCTACGGTGCATCCATCGGGATGAGCGAAAACGCAAGTGCACCACATCCTTTGCATTTGTAATGCAGCCAGATGATGTTCGCCACATCATAGACAAAATATGGCATGGACATTCGGCTCTAAGCAAGACAGAGAATCTCAGTGAACTAAGGTAATCTTCACAATGAAGTGTTTAAAAATCAAACTCAAAAATATATCTATTTTAGATTGCCGCGTTGGAACAAGAGCGATGACTGGGCACCGTGGAACTGTATTTGCCTGACGGAACGGGAGACGCGAGATCACTACAAGATCGATGACATTGAGAAGGTGTATGATCCCAAGTTCGTTTTGCACATCGGTAATCTTCACATGCTGGCTCGCAGCCTATTCCACACCTTAGCTGCTGTGGCCACCGAGTTCCAGGAGACGGGCCAATGGTGGAAAGTGGGCATGAACAAGCAACGTTCCAGTAAACTGGATGCCGTCTAAGCTATGTGGTTAAAATGACTCCCAGTAACTCACCCTTCGAAATTTGGGTTTAGCTTGTAATTCAGCGCCTAatttaacatttacaaaatttaaacaattcaaATATTGATCAATCATTacaagaaaaattaaataaactatAACTGCAATTATTTGCTACTTGCAATCGCCTTGAACTTTGACTCCAAATACTGAACGCGTTTCAGTAGTTTGTCACTGGTGCTGAACTCATTATAGGGCACGGGAATAACGTGGTAACCACTCTTTTCTAGCAGGTCAAATGTCAGATTCGTAACGCCGCTGCCACAGCGATGCGTTCCGTGGCATATGTCATGGAAATCGATGACCATCAGCGCCACCCTGAAATCAAGTTCATTCATTATAATCAAGTTGATTGATAAAACGAGCTATAACTTGCCTTATTGCATTCGGATTTTCTTTGTCCAACGGCAGGGGGTTTTTGTTAGCATCAAAATGGCACAGTGCATCTGAAACGACAGTTAATCAGGAAAATGGTACAGATTAATAAAAAACTCTCTTACCTATGAGGAAGCCCATTTTAGTGTCTACAGCGGTTTGTAAATGATTGCTGGCCGGCAGCAGACTTTTCAGTGCATCTAGCATTCCATTTACCAGCACTTGCTTTGCTTTAGGATGCGCCATGGGCACCTGATAGACAGGACTGTCAGTGGGCAATAGTGGACCCTTGTAATCTGTGGCTATTAACTGGGCATAGCTATTCAAGTTGAGTAGCCTCATTTTGGAGGTAGCAGTGACACCAGCTTTGTCCTTTTTCAACGTCTCCAGGAAGTCCGCACTGAAAGTAATTacaaatttaagttttaattCGAAATTTTCAAGCATTTCTATGAACAAACCTCAAAACAGAAGCCAAGTGGCCGTGTTCTACTAGACCCAGCATTGTTAGCGACCACACAAAGCTCAACCACTCGGATTGCTTGGTAAAATCCTCGCGGACAATAGACTGTACTAGTTTTTTGCTCACTTCCTCCAGTTGAGCGCTTTTGAAGTTTAGCAGGGCCGAGGTAAGGAAATAGGCACTGAGATCTTGTGGGCGACAGATTTCACTATTCTTTAAAAGCCACTGCGTCAGTGATTCCAAGATATCTAACGAAAAATTAATCATTAATCACAAATTTGTTTGGGTATGTTTATATCCGAGCTAACCCAAATCCCGGTATCGTAGAATTCCCAGGCTGGTAATAATGGATCCCACAACGGCAGACTTCTCCACATTCTTAGGCAGTGCCGATTGCACATCTGCACACACTTTGGCGCTCAGAACAGAATCCTGGAAATTCAACGTGGACATGGCGAACAGCACATCCCCCGCTTGCTTTAAATCCAGCGATTCCGACGCGCTGCTGATATTAAAGGCCAGGGAGCGCAAGAGAGGAGTACTACGCCTCTTCCGCTGGGCTAGGGTGCTCATCACCTTGACCATCTGGGGCAGACTGATGCTAGCTATCAGCTTAGCGGCCTCATCATCACCAGCTACGCCAAGCACCGTGTTTAGGTCATCTGTCCGGAATCCGGAAATCCGCTTGGCCGTCCCATTCTCGTCTAGGTCCTTGTTGTTAGCACCATTATTTTTCGGAACCGTCCGGCCCAACATCCGGCAAATACGTAGGAACCTTGTGTCGTTCTCGAATTCCGAGATCTTTACTCGATTCAAGGTGCTCCACTCGGCCAGGATGGAGACAATTCTGAGGGCATGCTTCCTCGAGAAGCCATTGTTGTTCTCCGTGATAGTTAGCAGTCCATTGACTGTCTTTGCGTTGATGATACGCTCATCGATCTTGCTGGAGGCTTGGCTTTTGCTCTCATCTTTGGGATTGCCGTTTCTGAGGGATTCGAAAGCAGCGGCTACCATGTTGCCTGGAATAAGGATGGCGTGGATACCACTTAGTAAGGAGGACAACAATTTTAGAATGTACCTACCCCTGGGCTTTTTGGCCGCCTCCTCCACAGCCGGCGTGCGTGCTTCCGGCTCCACTGCATCCGACTGAACTCCAGTGGGGGCCACGGGAATGCCCGCTGCCCGGACACTGCTGCTGAAGGCTGCACGGCGGTACAACTGGGTGACAAAACTGCCGGCAAAACGTTGTAGTCCCAACATTTTCAGTCAATTCACACGCTGCAAGAGACCACAGAAGTTTACATAAcctttttgtttacattttcagCGGCCAAGAAGGGGCTTTACAAAGCATGCCAATGATATAGGCTTATATTCATGACTTCAACAGTCTTATTTCCCCTGATATCCTTTGCGTTTCATTTAGTAATATCATTTATTTAAGTAAACTTTCCTATTGAACGTTGAGAATCCACAGATGACAGCAGCGTTCAGCTGATTCTAGTGTAGGGTAAAGCCCGTCGGCTGCATGCAAAGCTTTTGTAACACTGGCCGCGAACTGTGCTGCCAACTCAGCCTTTTGTAGCTAGACTTGGCGTTTTTTAATCCGCTATTTACGGATCATTGCATGGGCTTTCGGTTATTTGGTAAATGCTTccaattttataaaaataccAATTTCTCTTTATgctataataatataaaaattaatgtttTATTGAACTATTTACAGCACAAACTTATAAGCTAATTTTGATTAATAACGGCTACAGCTATTTATCGGATTTAGCTACACTTGAACAGTGAGAGTTGGCAACACTGCTTGCAACACTGGACACGACAGCTCACCAAATATTAGCTGCTGTGAttttgttttacaattttcgtttaaatttttacatttttgtttgcggAAAGCGCGGGTGCGAGATAGGTGCGCAGTTTGCATGCAAAAGTGCAAACCGTCAGCTGCAAAACAGTCAGAAAACGGCACGCCAAGCGAAAACGAGTTCGACGTCTTGTTGTAGTTGGATTTTCCAGCCACTTTTCGACGAGATTGTGTGAAAAATTCCGTAGCATTCGATAGCCTCAAAATGGTGGATAAGTTCATCAGCATGTGGAAAGTGCGCGAATTGGCGGACAAGGTGTAAGTGATCAGGAATATATAGGATATATCCATACGTATATATAATGGGAAGTGTGTATAACATTCCCTTAACGCCGAAGTGAATGTAAAGACTCCCACGCCCCAAGTTCCCTGATTTCCCGCCACGCCCCCAACTCCTCAAGGATTTCAAAAGCTCATGAAGATATCTTACTTATGGATGAACTGCATCGGGGTGCTGGATTAGGTTCACGTTTTTAACTGCTTTCAAGGTTGTTCTCCATTCCAAGCGAGCTTTACCAACACAGCCGCATTCCGATATGGATATCCATGTGTATatgcgtctgtgtgtgtgtggggctTTATCAAGaaacaatttgtttgctttcgactgcccaaataaaacaaaatgttttcacCTGTGTTAACCGCTCCACTTCCAGGCTTTCCAGTGAAATGGGTGTTTCTGTTTCCCCATCGAATTATTAATTATGGGTGTCCCCTTTCTCCTGCGCCTTTTATGGGGTAGTTGTTTCTAA is part of the Drosophila sechellia strain sech25 chromosome 3R, ASM438219v1, whole genome shotgun sequence genome and encodes:
- the LOC6607422 gene encoding IQ and ubiquitin-like domain-containing protein; the encoded protein is MSAEERAREYVCNVQLHVEPSERPKLPPGCPPPLDSRSTESEPQHSEECCVELENVTVKFRLSDSEILAQVYPNCMLLGEIKQDLARKFEVAPEWLVLRQDNRILCNSVPLNSTALDEYGIHEFQLQMNKGGREDQTSKLDLDVYYDKHRLADFITVQISGDDTQDGQSKTVVVEIENAAIVKPFLCGYRDQNTGKEYLDAFTQTGPYFDKMKYRKYKTRDTQTWEQKEKTLNTAHEQSVQCHLDGINILYVSAANDFTIVPGKYQTFAQKERAERKLEKILLIQRNWRRWILWKYIHLRAQEYRRLVQNREHEDERYEKCVEQRMERHRVIKQFPRNKDDFDLLYAEVARWKKAELKRITANYEGPARIAEVNILLDKEIQLLNGVERQRNLVYKAMEDFRKDQLLKEMGKPIEWVGYKDSKIHMDLLSTQRVRFLTEIYKDLRKPRSKEDRLDFIRQVMEVLTEETCFPNFPELFDLFDREKNLLLYAKSFDVEILRKRQTMLFFDLIKFQKGEPKQRIPSRMCIVCKKVKTYAEFAIRTRQSHVDTCKHCYYLKLIATENTVYQSILRCIHRDERKRKCTTSFAFVMQPDDVRHIIDKIWHGHSALSKTENLSELRLPRWNKSDDWAPWNCICLTERETRDHYKIDDIEKVYDPKFVLHIGNLHMLARSLFHTLAAVATEFQETGQWWKVGMNKQRSSKLDAV
- the LOC6607423 gene encoding FAST kinase domain-containing protein 4 — protein: MLGLQRFAGSFVTQLYRRAAFSSSVRAAGIPVAPTGVQSDAVEPEARTPAVEEAAKKPRGNMVAAAFESLRNGNPKDESKSQASSKIDERIINAKTVNGLLTITENNNGFSRKHALRIVSILAEWSTLNRVKISEFENDTRFLRICRMLGRTVPKNNGANNKDLDENGTAKRISGFRTDDLNTVLGVAGDDEAAKLIASISLPQMVKVMSTLAQRKRRSTPLLRSLAFNISSASESLDLKQAGDVLFAMSTLNFQDSVLSAKVCADVQSALPKNVEKSAVVGSIITSLGILRYRDLDILESLTQWLLKNSEICRPQDLSAYFLTSALLNFKSAQLEEVSKKLVQSIVREDFTKQSEWLSFVWSLTMLGLVEHGHLASVLSADFLETLKKDKAGVTATSKMRLLNLNSYAQLIATDYKGPLLPTDSPVYQVPMAHPKAKQVLVNGMLDALKSLLPASNHLQTAVDTKMGFLIDALCHFDANKNPLPLDKENPNAIRVALMVIDFHDICHGTHRCGSGVTNLTFDLLEKSGYHVIPVPYNEFSTSDKLLKRVQYLESKFKAIASSK